One window of Aspergillus oryzae RIB40 DNA, chromosome 3 genomic DNA carries:
- a CDS encoding lytic polysaccharide monooxygenase auxiliary activity family 9 protein (predicted protein): protein MFRSALFLLLAPLALSHTTFTTLYVDEVNQGDGTCVRMNRDANTVTYPIEPLTSKDIACGKDGEKAVSRVCPAKANSLLTFEFRAWADGAKPGSIDISHKGPCAVYMKKVDDATADNNAAGDGWFKIWHTGYDESTEKWCTEKLIDNNGFLSVRVPSDIEQGYYLVRTELLALHAASETPADPQFYVNCAQIFVQGGGSAKPETVSIGEGFYSLESPGVKYNIYEKPLQLPYPIPGPAVYESKGVEERSVCPAQKRAVTAQNKGLKPAGCILQRDNWCGFEVPDYSDENGCWASSKKCWDQSQVCYDTALPTGVSACDIWMTKCNSIDDACNSGDFNGPPNKGKVLTPEPKTLGGSTQVFKRDVIPALEASPRISPSKVAQHPTIGNPRNHGSNGSRNPWPFEPTSSRPKHDQHDQRVQRDDRQRNGQ, encoded by the exons ATGTTCCGATCAGccctgttcctcctcctcgctcCCTTGGCGCTCAGCCACACAACCTTCACCACTCTCTACGTAGACGAAGTCAACCAGGGTGATGGCACCTGTGTCCGTATGAACCGTGATGCCAACACCGTCACATACCCCATCGAGCCCTTGACCAGCAAGGATATCGCCTGCG GCAAGGATGGTGAAAAAGCCGTCTCCCGGGTGTGCCCCGCGAAAGCCAACTCCCTCCTGACCTTCGAATTCCGCGCATGGGCCGACGGCGCCAAGCCGGGTTCCATCGACATCAGTCACAAGGGTCCCTGCGCCGTGTacatgaagaaggttgacGATGCGACAGCCGATAACAACGCTGCGGGCGACGGATGGTTCAAGATCTGGCACACGGGCTACGATGAGAGCACCGAGAAGTGGTGCACGGAGAAACTGATCGACAATAACGGGTTCCTGTCTGTGCGGGTACCCTCCGATATTGAACAGGGCTATTACTTAGTCAGGACGGAGCTCCTGGCGCTGCATGCTGCCTCTGAGACGCCGGCTGATCCCCAGTTCTATGTCAACTGTGCCCAGATCTTTGTGCAGGGTGGTGGTAGTGCGAAGCCTGAGACTGTTAGCATTGGTGAGGGTTTTTACTCATTGGAGAGCCCGGGCGTGAAGTACAATATCTATGAGAAGCCCCTGCAGCTACCCTATCCGATCCCCGGGCCGGCTGTCTATGAGAGCAAAGGTGTTGAGGAGCGTTCGGTCTGTCCGGCCCAGAAGAGGGCTGTCACTGCTCAGAACAAGGGTCTCAAGCCGGCCGGGTGTATCCTGCAGCGTGATAACTGGTGTGGGTTTGAGGTTCCTGACTATAGTGATGAGAACGGTTGCTGGGCT TCCTCCAAGAAGTGCTGGGATCAAAGTCAGGTTTGCTATGACACCGCTCTTCCCACGGGTGTCTCTGCCTGCGATATCTGGATGACCAAGTGCAATTCCATTGACGACGCCTGCAACAGCGGCGATTTCAACGGACCCCCGAACAAAGGCAAGGTTCTTACACCAGAACCAAAGACGCTTGGTGGATCGACCCAGGTCTTTAAGAGAGAT GTAATCCCGGCGCTGGAGGCTAGTCCACGAATAAGTCCCTCGAAAGTCGCTCAGCATCCGACTATTGGCAATCCAAGGAATCACGGATCCAATGGATCGCGGAATCCGTGGCCCTTTGAACCGACCTCGTCGCGTCCCAAACACGACCAGCACGACCAGCGTGTCCAGCGCGATGATAGACAGCGCAATGGTCAATGA